One segment of Tenrec ecaudatus isolate mTenEca1 chromosome 1, mTenEca1.hap1, whole genome shotgun sequence DNA contains the following:
- the STMN1 gene encoding stathmin: MASSDIQVKELEKRASGQAFELILSPRSKEAVPEFPLSPPKKKDLSLEEIQKKLEAAEERRKSHEAEVLKQLAGKREHEKEVLQKAIEENNNFSKMAEEKLTHKMEANKENREAQMAAKLERLREKDKHVEEVRKNKECKDPADETAAD; this comes from the exons ATGGCTTCTTCTG ATATCCaggtgaaagaactggagaagcgggcctctggccaggcctttgagctgatactcagcccccgttcaaaagaggccgtcccagaattccctctttctcctccaaagaagaaggacctttccctggaggaaattcagaagaaattagaagctgcagaagaaagacgcaaG tcccatgaggcagaggtcctgaagcagctggccggGAAGCGGGAGCACGAGAAGGAGGTGCTGCAGAAAGCAATCGAGGAGAACAACAACTTCAGCAAGATGGCCGAGGAGAAGCTGACCCACAAAATGGAAGCCAACAAAGAGAACCGAGAAGCACAAATGGCGGCCAAGCTGGAGCGCTTGCGAGAAAAG GACAAGCACGTGGAAGAAGTGCGGAAGAACAAGGAATGCAAAGACCCCGCTGATGAGACTGCAGCCGACTAG